The Onychomys torridus chromosome 2, mOncTor1.1, whole genome shotgun sequence sequence gagagagagagagagagagagctgagagagAGCTGTGAATGCATAGGAACAAAGATGCCTTGGGGACCTTTCAGGAACTGGTGAAACCCTACCTTTCCTTTGAAAATACAGTGCCACGTGTTCCACTCTACTGGGTCCATCTAAAGAAGTGTTTTTCCAGGCTTGCCCACTCAGATACTCTGTTGCAACCATGGTCCAATGGGGTATGGGGACTGCTCAAACTGGCAGCAGAATTTGGTATTATACACGTAGTGCTGTGTTATGGAGTTTGTAATCATCCCTAAAGATTTCAGAGAAGAGCCTGTGACACCAGGCAATGTGTAGTAGTAGTTGGAGTCCCTACAACCTCCCTATGAAGCTGtgacagtgagttccaagtcataGTAGAGACACTAGGATGTCTGAGATGCCAGGAATGTGGGTGTCTGCTGAGGAGAGGTGTAGGTACCAAATGGAACCAGACCAAGAGAGATGCCAATGTGCAATACACAGCAAAAGCCACGGACACAGTACTATTTAGGTCTGTTGGAGCTCACGTCATGATGCCATGTCCCTGGATGTTGGACATGGAGCTATAGGGTTCAATGGCCTTACTGGCCTGGCTTTGATTCTATCCTTTCATCTTATGCAAGAATTCCTCAATTTTTGAAATGGAATGTTTACTTCATACCATTGTACATTGGAAATTCATAGCCTTCTCTTCTACTTTACAGGGAACTCACAGCTTAAGAGATTCCTTTGAGTCTCAGTAGAGACTCCAGAAAGACTTTAGAATAATGTTGGAAATGTTAAGATTGTGTAGACACTTGAAGTCGGACTGAATTTTACATCATACGATTTTACACCATAAGCCTGTAGGGACTACAGTGGAACATTATGGTTTGGATGTGAATTATCTCTCCtaggctcatgttttgaatgcttggtccctaacTGCTGGTGTTAGTTAGAGAGGTTCTCTAAAGCTCAGGAGGTGGAGCTTACCTGGAGGAGGGTTTCTAAGGCAGGTAGGTCCTTGAGGCTGCGTGATTACTGCCCACTTCCTACTTTAATGTCTGCTCCTGGGTCCACCTTGACATGAACAGCCTCCActaccctgccccacccccatcatgACTTGAATTGATGGTATATCTTCCCCAACCATGATCCACTGAAACTATCTGAAACAGTGAGCTGAAGGAAGTCCTTCCTCCTCTGAGTTGTTTCTGTCGGGGTTCTgtggtgatattctatttgtgctctaacaaataaagcttgcctagagatcagatgATAAAGGCAGCCACTATATTATAtagagaggtcaggcagtggtagcacatgccttcaatcctagcattcgggaggcagagattcatccagatctctttgagttcaagaccacactgggaacagagccaggcatggtggcacacaagcctttaatcccagcactagttaaccatagaggtctgtacagatagacaggaagtgatagagctgggtggaaagaggaagtgatgtagcttggcagagagaggaagtaagatggcagggcacaaaaaggtatataaggcatgagtatacaggaagtagctctcttgggctgaggatctcctagcagtaagaacttgtggcttggcctgttctattcctctgatctcccagttttcaccctaatatctggctccaggtttgttggtttgtttgtttgtttttaaattaataaaactgtttagcaatttgaGTTACAGGGTTCTGGTCACAGCTTCAGTAACGTAACTGTCACAGCGAGTCACCTCTTTCCCTGACTTTGTCACGGCCTCCTGCCATGTTCACATGAAGCTGTTGTGTGAagctctttgatttattttttaagtatttactttattgtatgtgtatggtgttttgcctgcatgtatgcctgtgtactaGGTGCATCCCTGgtcctgtgaaggtcagaagaggtgtcagatcccctggaactggagttatggatggtcgTGAGTTACCACGTGAATGCTGGGAGCCGAACCtgtggcctctgcaagcacaagtgttcttaaccactgagccatctctccagcccctggtttacTTCCCTCATAGCACTCACCATTATCTCAAATAATCTTCTTTTTGCTGCGCTGTTGTCCATCACTGCTATGAAAATACAATGGTGGCTACTTGCACAGAGCTCACAGCATGCTTGCCGGGCTGTCACATGGAAGGTTATGCTGCATCAGAGCTCCTGGCTGAAGAGCCAGTGGGGTTACTGTGTATGTTGCTTATTGGGTGGCTGTGCCTCTGTGGTGTgcattcaataaatattcttGGAATAAAGGGCTGATGTGGACCACTTGCTTATTTTGTCTGCCAGGTCCCCATGTCAGTTCTTTCCTCAGAGTCTCATTGTCTCCATTTGGCCAGGGGATGATTAACATCTCCCTCATAGGATGGTTATGAGAACCAAATGAACTAGCCCTTTCAAAAGTTGGcacagagctaggtgtggtggtagcatgcacctttaatcccagcactcgggaggcagagcaggtggatctctgtgagtttgaggtcagcctggtttacatatagtgagttctaggccagccagggctacatagtgagaccctgtctaaataaagTAAATTAATGTATATGGCATAGATATTATTACATCTATACAAAATATCCAGAAAAGGCAAATCCATAGAGACGGAAAGATCGGAGTCTACTGGAACCTGGGGCAGGGGACAGGAAGAGCGGCTGCTTACTGGGTAAAGAAAGACATCCTTTGGTGTGAGAACAGGTATCACAATGACAATAAGTGCTGTCCAGCATTGTGATCTCAAAGGCTGCGGAATTCCATGCTTGTGAGCAGCTGACCATTGAGGCCCTGAGAACTGGGTTATATTACAGAAATATCTCCACTTAAAAACAAGCGCATGGGATGGGgcagcaaacaacaaacaaacaaacaaacaaacaaacacggtGCCTGGAACGTGGCTGGTGTTGATTAGGTGTCAGTGAAtgacttcttttttattcaaaaataaaatgcaaccCATTTTTCCTGGtgtctccttgtcccacctatgaTGACAactatttccttcttcattcctCACCTCAGTCTTTCCATATTGTCTCCCTCTTTCATGGGATTCCTGCTTTTCCTCAGCCTGCACCCCAATCCTTGCCCACACCCATCTTTCTCCCAGGCTCCTCACCTGTCAGGTCCCGATTCATTAATTGATTCCAGAAATATTCATTGTTATCATTACAGACATTGGGGATATGATGATAACAAgataataataagataataagATACCACATCACAGCTCAGAGCTCACTGAAAGTTGCAACAAAGAAACCACAGCACTGGGTTATGGGAGCAAAGTGCCAAGGCAATAgaggggtgtggtgatattgtgtcccccagtttattgtgcaccctaataagcttacctggggtcagagaacagaacagccactagattgaGGCCAGAGAATGGTGGCACACTCGTCTTTAATCCAgaaatccatccggatctctgtgagttcaaggccacactggaaacagccaggcatggtgacacatacctttaatccagcacttgagatctcatgtcttacTTGGGAAAgatacatgcctctaatcccagaaagtgatggcaggaagcagaaaggtatataaggcttcaGGACCAGGAACCAggagcttttaagcttttaggcttttagcagcagttcagctgagatccaattgtatgaggactcagaggcttccagtttgaggaaacaggattggctgagaagttggtgaggtgaggttagctgtggcttgttctgcttctctgatctttcagaattcaccccaatacctggctcccaggttttttgtttgtttgtttgtttttgtttttaatttaataagactgtttagcaattcttCTACAGAGTGGAGAACAGGGCACATCACCCAGATTAAGGAGTGGCAGGGGAGTTTTGTCTGAAGAGTGCCCAAGCTGGGACCCTGGAAGCGAAGAGCCTAAGAGGAATAATTTCCTGGGGAGAAGCTGGAGAAGCCTAAGAGGATAATTTCCTGGGGAGAAGCTGGAGATAGATGTGGGGCAGGAGTTGGAAGTGTCGGTGGGGAAGCCAGGGTCACAGTGTGCAGAGCATGGGAAGAGGGTTCACTGCAGGGTCTGGGCATTGGAAGGTGAGCAGAGCTGGGGCACAGTGTTGAGTGGGAAGGGGCAGGGTGATACGGGAAGAGTACATGGCAAAGGGCTGTTCCTGGGACTCCATCCTAAGACACTCCAAGCCCTGCACACAGACTTCTACACTTTAGACAGTTTCACCATGCCCCtgctaaaacaaagcaaaacaaaataaacactctggagacagactgagtgtggtggcatatgcctttaaccccaatgcttaggaaacagaaactggtggatctctgtgagttcaaggccaccctccaCTCATAATGAACAGCCTAGGTCACACAGAGAGACCcggtctcaaaataaaattaaacatacaggcatatcccaaaacaaaacaatagcaacaaaacctGAGACCAACACATCTTGGAAAGGAAACAGCTGAGTGATCTGTTGCAGATGCTAGCCCCAAAGGACTTATGACAAGTTGCCATACCCCCTACCAGCCATGCTAGGTAGCAGTTGGAGTGGGGAAGGGCAGGGGAGAAGAAAAGCCTATGTGAGCTAAAAAGCCATAGTACTTCATAATGAAAATTAAGACAGGCATTTAAAGCCGAGCTATGgagcttgcctttaatcccagcacttgggaggcagaagcaggctgatctctgtgagttcaaggccagcctggtctacagagtgagttccaggatggccaggactgttacacaggaagcaaaaacaaaacaaaacaacaccaaatAAAGACAGGCATTTAATTTAAGGCATTGAACCCACAGTAGCCGTAGGTAAGAGGGGAGAGGATATTACTCCCAACTGGGAAAGGCTTTGGGATAGGCAGGTTGCCTGCAGGGAGAAGTAACCATTGTATCTGGATAAGCCAGGACTGCAAGCAGGATATCTGCCACTCCATAAAGCTCTTGTGGGCCTGTAGCCTGTAACTTATTAACCCTTCCCACACCTGCTGTTCTTCCTTCCAGCTCAGCCCTTTGCCAGTAAACTGAGGACATCTCAGAACTTTATCACCCACTTTGCAGTGCCTCTGGGAAGTCCTCTCTCCAGCTGTGCCCCACTGGTCCTGGATCCTGGCACACCCATTCCCAAGCATTAGTTGCACAGACaatctttttctccttaaattatCTATTGATCCTGTCTAGCACCGGGTATTATGCTGAGTACAAAAAGCCCAGAGAACCTCAGAGGCTGTCTTCCACCCTGGGAGAACATCCAGGTAGATAGAGGAGGCAGCCTAAGCAGGAATAAGCCCAAGATCCCGAGAAACACTGATACCAGTGGTGTCCTAGGCTGTGCTGGACAGCGTAGAGGTGACCCTTGAGCTGTATCTTGAAGGACAATGGGGCATcagtcccaaggatcaaaggcaAAGGGAAGCTAAGGGCCTGGCAGGTGGGGTCAAGGGAACCACGGGACCCAGATGAAGGTTTGGACCCCCTGTGTAGGTACTTaagtgtagacacacacacacacacacacacacacacacacacacacacacacacacaggaagacagcTCATAGCTCTCTCCCCCATAGTCCCATCTGGCTCATTGCCTTAGCAGGCCTGTAAAACTCCCAGCTTCAACTTTGGACTTTGTACCGGCACTAGAAATCCGTTTGTTTATCAGGGTTGGTAGCGGAGCCTGCTGAGGTCTGTCTCTGAAGGGTCAGGCTGGATGGACCCTTCTGCGCTCCAGTTGCACTAATCCACAATATTGGGGGAGGGAGCAAGCCTGCTCCCCCTCAGTACTTGGTGGGGTGTTAGATGAGTCTTCCCTGCTGAGGGCGCAGCAAATCTTGCTTGCTGCCCCGCCTTGCCTTCACCTGCACTTCCGCCCCGCCCACCCCGCTACAGTTCCAGGTGAGCCAAGCTTCTGCTCTGGCCCGCCCACCTGTCCAGGTTCAGCAGTCCCAGCCGGAAGCCACCTCCACGGACTGTGCACAGTGTCTGAAGGTGGGAGCGGAGAGGGGGAAGACATTGGGGGTGTGGGAACGGGTGCTCTGATCTCTTCTGATCCACAAGGGCTCCTGTGTGCAGCCCATAAACTAGATCCAGTTGGGGGCGTGTGCATCTGTGCTGATCGGGAGGGCTGTGTATTGTTGTGTTGTGGGTTGAGAAGTGACAGTTGGAGGGGGATGGGCAGGCAAGTACCGGGTGCGAGTTCAGAGGCATTTGGAAAGTGAGTTTGTGTGTATCTTTGGAAAGAATTTCCAGAGCAGGGCgggggaggaagggagcagaTGTACAACCTTTGAAAAGCCTAACTGAACTCACTGCAAGGTGTAACAGACTCTTGTTTCTTGAGTACTGAGTGCCTAGGGAAAGGTCCACAGACGGCAACCTAAGATTGcttgcaaatgaatgaatgaactaggTACATCTCCTTCCTGAGGCTTGCCCTTCCCCCATCCAGGCACTTCTCTCCCCAAGGCCCTCACTCACTTTACAAGCTGTGCGCTGAAGCCCAgcttctccctgcccccaaccAGGCACACACCAGTCTACCCAAGTCCTCTGCCTCAGGGAAGTGTGTGGCTGGTGGTGGCCAGTTCTGACTGGATGCTGAGGAGGCGGAGGTCACCTATGGACCCTGGAGTAACCTCACCAGCAGTGAGGGCTGATTTGGCACTGAGGGATGAAAACTCAGAGAGCTGAGAGGTagatgaggggtgtgtgtgtgtgtagggtggggCTCTGAGGCCTGAGGGCTCCATGATGGATTTCGAGTCCCCCAACCAAGAACAGGACATATTTGGCCTATGGGGAGCAGTGAAGGAGCTTCCTCGGGTGATAGGCTCAGAGTTGGCTCTGGGTAGTGGATTGGAGGTGATTACACACCTGTTAGGAGATCTTGGCTCTGAGGACAAAGTGTAGGTAACTCGGACGGCTGTggtggagggtgggaaggagggctgaGTTACTAGAGAAAGGAGGTACATCATGAGTGAGGGCATCCTTTGGGGTATCACACAGAGGAGTGAGTGTGGCTGAATACACCCCAAAGCTGGGTGCTTCAGTCCATTGCCTGGCTAATCTGCCCAGGGATACCTCTGACTCTTGCCGACCTCCTGCGGACAGTGCCCAGCCTCAGATGTCTTGCTCTTCCTTCCCTGGCCACGTGTGTCTCCTCATACACTGTTAACCTCCCTCAGATGTGCCCAAGCCTAATCCTATACATGTGATCTTCCCCAGCTGCTCCCTTGGCTCAGATGCTCCTCCCCCAGGGTTCTCCAGTCCTGAGCACCATGACCCTCACTGTGAGCTTTTCCTACTCAGGTGGTAGTCTGCAATTAGTTCCCTAGTATAAGCCCCACTGCGGTGGCAGAGTGTGGGACCCCTGTGGGTAGGGCTGAGTGGACAGGGCACTGGAAGGATAGGGATGTACGGTAGGGGAGGATCCTGACACAGGAGCGGAGAGGCAGGGAGCTCTGACTGTCTGAGGACAGCCTTCAGTTCCTGGGGTCTACTCCAGAGCTGGATAGCTCCACACAATTGCTTGTCCTGACTGCTATCAGCTTGCCAAGCAACGCGCCAGACCATGCTCTATTGTtagagatctgagttcaaattctgGCAGCTCCGTTGGACCATTTTCCACTTGGGAGCCTCTGTGCTCTCATTAGTAAGGCAGGGATAGCGTGTATACTTATGTAATGGGATTTTGTGAGCACAGTGCTAGTGCCTAGATCCTAAGGTGCGCTTACGAAAGGCATCAGAACTTCTGTGTCAGCTCCTTCTAGAGCTGAACTCCATTTCATGGCAGCTTCTGTTCTCTTCCATGGACCAGTGGTGTGGGCAATGGTCCTGTCCTCAGCACCCTCCATCTAACCCTGACCCCCACACCTCTGTATTTTTCAGGACTTGTGCCCCAGGGCTGCCTGGAGCCTGGGGTGTCCCTGGCTTTTTCTGACAGAGGCCAAGGCTCACCAATGTCATCAGGCCTCTCCATGAGAGACGGAAACCAAAGTGAGTGGTAGAGAGGTATGATGGTTGAGGATGGATTGGGTCCCCTCAGTTTCCCCCGGGATCCTGTCTGGGGAACCTCTCGTAATACTGTCTCTTTCCATGCAGCCAACTTCTCAGTGGATAACACCACATCAACAATGGCCCCTGGACTGGCCACCACCGGGGGCCGGGCATGGCCCGTGCTGGTGGGGGTTGTATTGGGGGCGGTGGTCCTCTCCATCCTCATCGCGCTTGCTGCCAAGTGCCACCTCTGCCGCAAGTACCGGGCCAGCTATCAGCATCGCCCGCTGCCGGGAACGAGGGGCGGGAACCACCCACAGGTGGGCGaagatgacgatgatgatggCTTCATTGAGGACAATTACATTCAGCCTGGTGCCGGTGAGATGGAGACAGCAGGCAGCCGGGACCACTTCGCTCTGTGAGCCCCATCTTTGGAcactccccacttccctccatgCCCGGCACTTTAAAGACAGTGATGCCTCAAGCCTCAGGGTCAGAAGTGGCTAGTATTTAAAACTTGACCAGGACTCAGTTTTCTGATACTAGTCACCAAAGTGACAATTCTGTTGCTCAGTAACTCTTTGCATGGCTCCCTGCTCTCCCAGGATAAACCCTGACAGTGCGTGAATGTGGAGAAAGGCCCCAATAGCAGGCCTCTTGATTTCCTTTCCTCGCCTCTCTCCCCCCTACTTTACTAAGTTTTTACAGTAGTCACCCCCTGCCTGGGCTGCTTTGCCCTTCATCACCATGGCAGCCCTGACCTACAAGTCCCAGGATTTCACACATGCCCCAGCAGAAGGCAGTGCCAATTTTCTtactgaaaattttttcttatcaAAATAAAGTATGTGACTTGGTTTTAATATGTCATGTTTTTCACAGGAATTAATAAACCTATTTTCATTTTGGATTAACATAAGAAGTCAttccttttacattttctctGATCCTAAACCTATTGCTCATAGCTGGAGGACACTGCCCAGACTCCCTCTCCTCCAGGGTACCTCCAATGACTATCTCTTGGGTCACAGTTTATTTTACTGAAATGATCTGCCTGCCCCCTAAGACAAGAcggggtttctccatgtagccctggctgtcctggtcactctgtagaccctcaaactcacggagacccatctggctctccctccctagtgctgggattaaaggcatgcaccaccactgccaggcttacaATAATTTTTGCTAGatcagtgaaatggctcagaagGGGGTTTGCTGCCAAGGTTTCatgc is a genomic window containing:
- the C2H1orf210 gene encoding type III endosome membrane protein TEMP isoform X1, which encodes MSSGLSMRDGNQTNFSVDNTTSTMAPGLATTGGRAWPVLVGVVLGAVVLSILIALAAKCHLCRKYRASYQHRPLPGTRGGNHPQVGEDDDDDGFIEDNYIQPGAGEMETAGSRDHFAL
- the C2H1orf210 gene encoding type III endosome membrane protein TEMP isoform X2, with translation MAPGLATTGGRAWPVLVGVVLGAVVLSILIALAAKCHLCRKYRASYQHRPLPGTRGGNHPQVGEDDDDDGFIEDNYIQPGAGEMETAGSRDHFAL